TCCCGAGGCCCGAGAAGTAGATCACCGCCGCGGCCAGGGCCAGCACCAGGCCGATAATGAGCGTCACGGGATTGGCCAGGAAGGTGATCACCGCACCGATCGCCCCCATCACGGCCAGCATTCCGGAGATAGCCCCCGCGACGATGTTGATCACGACAGCCAGGCTCAACAGCACCCCAGCCGCAGCACCGATCCCCACCACGACCGCGGCGACCATTTGCACCAGGTAACTGTTTTCCGAAATGAACTCGGATAGCGTCGACGCCGCGCCCGCGGCCCAGTCGAGAAAGCCCCGCAGGGAACCTTCCAACGCTTTGCCGATCGACAATTGCACAGCCTCGACGGCCGACATAAAACGCCGGAACGATCCCCCGAGGTTGTCATCCATAATTGCCGCCATCTTGGCCGCGGCCCCGTCTGCGTTGTTGATCTTGCCGCGCAGGTCGTCCATTGAGGTTCCCGCGTCGGCCATGATCAACGCGCTTTTCGCCGCTCGATCGAAGTTGTCGGAGAAGAACTTCAGCCGGTCCGCTTCGCTCATTCCGCGGGTCGCGTCGCCGACTTCTTTCATCACGTCGACCACGCTGCGAATGTTGCCTTCCGCGTCGACTGTTTGCACGCCCACCTCGGCCAGGCCTTCGCGGGCAGCTCCCCCGATGTTCTTCATAATCAAAGCCAGGTCGGTACCGGCCATCGACGCCTTGATCCCGCTGTTCCCCATAACGCCGATCGCGGTGGCCGTGTCTTCCAGCGATTGCCCCGCGGCCTTGGCCAGCGGCGCGGCATACTTGAGCGTTTCGCCCATCATGGCGATCGATGTGTTGGAACTCGAAGCGGTGACCGCCATCACGTCCGCGACGCGCCCCAGCTCGTCGGCCGTCATGCCAAACGCCGACCCAACGTCGGACGCGATATCGGAAGCGGTTCCCAGGTCGATCGCCCCAGCCTTGGCCAGGTTCAAAACGGCCGGAATGCCGGCGATGATCTGCTCGGTGGAGTAGCCCGCCTGGCCGAGGAACTTCATCCCTTCGGCAACCTGGCTGGCAGAGAAGCTGGTCGACGCCCCCAAGGCTCGGGCCGTGCTTTCCAGTTGGGCAAATTGCTGATCAGTCGCGCCGCTGACAGCTCGCACCATCGACATTTTGTCGGCGAAGTCGGCATAGGTTGCCGAAGCCAGGGCCAGCGGTGCTGCACCGACCGCGGCCGTACTCATCAGCCGTTGCCCGATGTTCTGCACCGAACCCGAGAAGGCCTGCAGCTTCGCGCGTGCCTGGCGTAGACCTTTGTCGATGCCATCCTTAACGAATAGCTCGATAAACGCCGCCCCCGCTCGTACTCCCCCGGTCCCTGCCATGATGCCGCGTGCCCTCCCTGGTTCGCGTCTCTCGGTGCTTTAGGTTTGTTGGATGTTGGCCCACTTCGCTTGGAATGTTGGCCGCAGCTCCTCTTCTGCCGGCCGCATGAAGGGGCGTGCCTTCACGAAAACCGACTTCACCAGGCGTCGCTTCCTTCGACTGCCCATGTAGACCGGAACGCGTCCGCCATGCTCCAAGGTTTGAACCGCGTTATGTAGCGAATTGGTCCTAACCGGCCCGACGATCACCACGTCGTTGGTCTTGTCGTATCCGAACAAAATCAACTTGGGGCTGAACTTGCCCTCGGTGTGGATCTTGGGGGGCCTGCCTGGCCGGCTGACCGTTGGATCTCGAAACACTTTGTCGCCGCGTGTGATCGATTCCTGGCGTAGCCTTAGCGACTTCTTCTTGGCCGCTTTGCTGACGCGCTTCATCGACCGCCTGGCCGTCTTCCGGATTGCTCCCGCGTGGGTCCTTAGAACTTTCAGCTTGCCGGGTTCAATGGAGCGAATGACCGCGGGGCGATCGAAGAACATTCGCTTCATGTGCATCGAGACATTGACGCTAGTCTTGGCCGATGACATTTCCCTTGCCCCTGCTAAACAGCTTCTTCAGGACCTCGCGATTGGCGCGGCAGATCCGGACGCCCGTTCGGCGCCGTGGTTTCTCTTCCTCGTAGGGGTTCAACTGCGAAGGCTCGATGGGGCGTTTCGACTTCTTCGGGTCGCGGTTGGCGTTGATCAGGATCGAAGCCAGCAGGGCCGTTTGTTGCCATTCATGCTTGCCTCGTTGGTTGCTCATCCAGACGATCTCGCGAAGCGTTCGCCCGCGTTGGTCCGGATCAATTGGGCAGACGGCCGCCAGCTCGTAAACTAGCTTCCACCACTCCCCGGCCGGTCGATGTCTTTGAGCCACTTTTCGATGGCCTGGTCCGCTTCGCGATCGATCGCCTGGTCGACGCGTGGATCCGCCAGGGCCTGCAGGCTCTTGGCCGTCACTCGATCCAGGGATTGATTCAGCTTCTGAATCACCCCCAGCACCACCTGGCGACGGCCCTTCGGGAAAAAATGAGCAACGCCGACCAGGAACGCGTCGACCGCGTTATCGATGCCGTCACCCACCAGCCCGCGGCCGAACTCTTCGTCGGTGATGTTCCGGCTTTGGCACTGTTCGCGGCAAACCAGGTACAACGCATCGACCAGCAAAATGGGATCGTCGATCAGCTTCTGCAGCACGTCGTGCCGACCGTTCAGAAGCTCTAGCAGGTCGACCTTCAACAGGTTGCGGATCTGCTTCACGGTTGGCACGTCGACCGTAGCGTCCCACTTTCGGTTTTTGCTATCGGTGAACTGGGTTGTTTGTTCCGCGGGGTTCATGGCGTGGCGTTCCTTCGCTTCGGTGGATGATCGATTGACAACGGGGAAGTCCTGCCGCGATCCGATAGGATCCAGACGGCGGCAAGGCCCTCTTTAGTGGCTTACTTGGCGTCGACTTTGACCGGGGTCGTCGACGCGGCCGGCTGGCCAGCCAGGCGGCAGATCGTCGCAACGTCGCCCGCTCGCAGCGTGACATACTGGTCAGGCTTCAAGCCCTCGACGGCCTTGCTGATCGTGGCCAGGGTTTTCTTTTCGCTATCGTTCACGGTTCGTGATCCTTCTAGGCAATGGGTTGATTGATTGAGTTGGTCAGGTGGCCCGCCTGGTGCGACCAGGCTACGCGTCGTTTACTCTTCCGGTACCGGCGTTTGGTGCCAGTCAGGCTCGACCAGTACGCCCCCTTCAGTAACGCGGGTGATCTCGGCCGAGATCTCGAAGCTGGCCGTCTCCTCCAGCTTCTGCCCCATCGGGCATTCGAACACTTCGACCACCATCCGCGGCCCTTGCGAACCAGGCGTTTCGGCCGGTCCGTCGGGTGCCCACAGTTCGATCGCCGTACCGTTCAGAAACGAATCCAGCAGGACCGGGAAGTCGAGATCGCCATCGCCAGGCTCGTAGTCGTAACCGAACGAAACGCCCAGCTCGACAAAGGTCCCGCGTTTGTAGTTCCACTTCGATTGGCGCGTTTTCTGTTCCGCCTTGCCCTTGCTGAATGGGTCGATGTCGACGTCCTTCACGCGTTCGATCAGGACCCACACAGGCGAAGCGTGGGTGCCGGTATTGCGGTACAGGTGGCAGTCTTTGCCCAGGACGCTATCGCGTTCAAATTCGCTCATTGGTTCCCCTCCGTGGTCACCGTGTGCCGTGGTATGTCAACGTGATCAGGCTTACTGCCTGGTTGTCTTCGTAAAGTCGGGATTGGAGAAACAGCTCGTCGTTGGCGATCCCCTTCCAGCTCAGGCCGGCCATCAAGGCGTGCCGTAGGATGCCGGTGTTGGGGCCTAGGGTGTCGGCGTGCTTGGGGTTCTCCCACAGCCGCTTGATCGCTTCGATGGTTACGGCGATGCCGTCCAGCTCGCTTTGGTCTTCCGGGTTGCGAAGGTTCTTTACCACCATCACGGTCGCGATCACTTCGTGGGCCGTTCGGTTGCGGTCTTGCAGTTTGATTTGAGCCCCGCCTGGGATGGCGAAGATCTTCACCGCTTCCACGTCGTCGGTCCGAATGATCGGCAGGTGCGATCGCTTGGTTGCGAAACCGAGATCCGTTAGGCGACACGCCAGTCCGTCGGCCAGGTCCACCGCGGGGCCTTTGTCACTCATGGCTTATTTGCCTCGTGTGGATCCGGATCATGGCCCGCGATTGCCCAGACGGTTCCCATGGTGGAACGCCAGGCGTCGCGGCGATGCGGTACTTGGCGACAACCGTCCCCCCTTCGCCGTCCAACTCGTCGATCTCGTGGCCCGCTTCTGGTTTGAACGCGGTCCCCGCGTCGATCAGCTTCGCCGGATCCACCAGGAAGTCGATCATCTTCTCTTCGGTTGCGTAGTTGTCGGCCGTCTCGGCTTCAAACTGGGAACCCCCTTTGGTTGCCACCAGCGGCAGGCTGGCGACTTGGGTTCGATAGACGATGTGCGTCGGCGCGGCCGCGTGTATTTGGTCGCGTGCCCAGGCGATCGCGTTATCGAAAAGTCCCATGGCAAAGGTTCCTTTAGGAATCAACGTGCCGCGCCGGCCATCCCCCGAAACCGACGCGGCGACGTTGCCCCTCGCTTCGTTGATTAGGCCGGGTCGGAAGTCTCTGGGAAGTGGATGACCTCTTGGTAGGCGTCCCCATCCTCGCTGGTCGCTACGGTGAAACCGATCGCCTTGAGGGTCGATGGGGTAGCCGTAATCCGATTGTTGGCGTCGTCCCAGAAAACCTTCTTCCCGGCGACGATGCCCGAACTGACTCCCGTCGCCTTGGGAACCTTGTAGACACCCCCGAATGCGGCCAGGGCTCCCAGTTCGCCGCTGTCAATCGCACGGTGGGCAATCCGAACGTGATCGCCCACCACGACAACGTCCCCCGCCGCGATATCGGCCGCGGCGATATGGTCGACCAT
Above is a genomic segment from Bremerella sp. JC817 containing:
- a CDS encoding phage tail tape measure protein; this translates as MAGTGGVRAGAAFIELFVKDGIDKGLRQARAKLQAFSGSVQNIGQRLMSTAAVGAAPLALASATYADFADKMSMVRAVSGATDQQFAQLESTARALGASTSFSASQVAEGMKFLGQAGYSTEQIIAGIPAVLNLAKAGAIDLGTASDIASDVGSAFGMTADELGRVADVMAVTASSSNTSIAMMGETLKYAAPLAKAAGQSLEDTATAIGVMGNSGIKASMAGTDLALIMKNIGGAAREGLAEVGVQTVDAEGNIRSVVDVMKEVGDATRGMSEADRLKFFSDNFDRAAKSALIMADAGTSMDDLRGKINNADGAAAKMAAIMDDNLGGSFRRFMSAVEAVQLSIGKALEGSLRGFLDWAAGAASTLSEFISENSYLVQMVAAVVVGIGAAAGVLLSLAVVINIVAGAISGMLAVMGAIGAVITFLANPVTLIIGLVLALAAAVIYFSGLGSWMAKQIGTAFTYLKETIGPVLAGLQAALKSGDWELAAKILWAGIKIVFADAMATLLRNVQTWVGQISSTIAQVVDGYAVSFKLDSKFAQLELKRLKKEAEDLLKKKEKQDQQEEEKNSQTDAPIVPPMQMPDLEGVGDQVAKAWELAVGTSNSFAVERIGLQAQPMQKVEQQLQGVNDKLKTIIDQGEDGDTFSD
- a CDS encoding DUF2190 family protein; translation: MVDHIAAADIAAGDVVVVGDHVRIAHRAIDSGELGALAAFGGVYKVPKATGVSSGIVAGKKVFWDDANNRITATPSTLKAIGFTVATSEDGDAYQEVIHFPETSDPA